Sequence from the Gemmatimonadota bacterium genome:
CCGCCCGGATTCGAGTCCGACTGGACCGCGGAGGAACTCTACGACTACGCCATGGAGCGCGTGGAGCAGGAGGACTGGCTGAATGCCCTGGACGCCTTCCGGGCCATCACCCTCGGCCACTCCGGCAGCGATATCGTGGACGACGCCCTGTACCATCAGGGGGAAATGCACATCAACATGGAGGAATACCCCCTGGCCACGCTCGTGTTCCGGCGGCTGATCAGCGATTTTCCCCAGAGCCCGTACAGCGACGAGAGCCAGTACAAGCTGGCCTATGCCACGTTCCTCCAGTCCAATCCGCCCCATCTCACACAGGACAAGACCTTCGAAGCCATCCGCGAACTCCAGTTCTTCCTCCAGGAGTATCCCGACAGCGAATGGAGCGCGGAAGTCCACGAGCTGCTGCAGCAATGTTTCGACAAGGTGGCCGAGAAGGATTACCGGATCGGCAACCTCTACTACAAGTTGAAGGACTGGGAAGCGGCCCGTCTCTATTTCGGCGAACTGCTGGAAACCTACCCCATGAGCAACTGGGCTTCCCGGGCGCAATTCGAAATCGCCGACAGCTACGCGAGGGAGGGGAAATACCGGGAAGCCATCGAGCAGTTCGAGATTTTCATCCAGAGCTATCCCGAAAACGAACGGTCGGCGGAGGCCGGAAAGCGTCTTTCCGAACTGAGAAACAGTTACGTAGCGCCATCCCTGGCCGAGGACGGCCCCATGGACGACACGTCTTACACGGACGACCCGGCTTCCACGGACGACCCGGCTTCCACGGACGGATCCTCACCGGCCGAATCCGAGAGCGGCAACTCACCGTGAACATCCAACGGCTCGGTGTTTACGGGGGTACGTTCGACCCGATTCACGCCGGCCACCTGGACATTGCCCGGGGCGTGGTCGAACACTGTGCCCTCGACAGGCTCCTGTTCATCCCTTCCGCCCGCCCTCCGCACAAGCGGGGGCACGCCGTCGCCTCGCCGGATGATCGGTATCGTATGACGCAGTTGGCCGCGCGGAACGATCCCCGGTTCGAGGTGTCGGACGCGGAGATCAACCGCCCCGGCCTGTCCTATACCGTGGACACGCTGGAGGCGCTGCGGGAGATCTACGGCGAGTCCTGTGCATTCCACCTCGTCATCGGGGCCGACAGCCTGCTCGAGATCGACACCTGGCATGCACCGGACCGGGTATTCGAACTGGCGACGGTCGTGACGGTTCCCCGGCCCGGCAAAGACCTCTCCGGTCTGGATCCCAGTTGGCGGGACCGGGTCGTCTCCCTCCAGCTTCCCGAGATCGACATCTCTTCCACGGACATCCGCCGTCGCGTCAAAGCAGAACTCCCCATCACCCACCTTGTCCCGGCGGAAGTGGCGGACTATATCGAAGAACGCGGCCTTTACAGGTAACGGGGCTGTTTCAGGAGAGGATGCGCTTCCAGAGCGCTTCGGCCTTTTCGATCAGTTCGTTCCGCGTGCCGTTGTTTTCCAGGATAAAATCCGCCCACCGGGCCTGTTTCGCGTCAGACTCCTGGGCGGCGATACGCGCTTCGGCCTCGCCGCCGGTGAGGCCGCGGAGGATGATCCGTTCTTTGCGTGCGGAAGCGGGTGCGGTGACCAGGATGACCCGGTCGGCCAGGTCGGTGGGTCCGGTGTCGACCAGCAGGGGGGCGTCCACCACGACGACCCCGTCATAGCCCTCGGCGCGCATCCCGGTGATCCGGCGGCGAATTTCTCCGCGTATGGCGGGCCGTACCAGGCGGTTCAGCCGTTGCCGGGCTTGCTCGTCGCCGAAGACCAGGCGTCCGAGGGCCCGCCGGTCCACGTCCCCTTCGGCCGTCAGGACGGCCTCGCCGAAGGCCGACCGGATATCGTCGCGCATCCGTTCGGTCCGCAGCAGGTCGTGGCCGATGGCGTCGGCGTCCAGCACGCGGGCGCCGAGCCGCTCGAATACCCGTGCCGCCGTCGATTTACCCGAGGCGATGCCGCCGGCTACTCCGATGACGATCAAGTCTCACCTATACCCCGACCGTACCGGCGCCGTTGGCCTCCTCGCCCGGAGCGGCCGCGGTTTCCAGCGCCTCCGAATCGGCATCCTCGAGGCGCACGGAGACCATCTTGGACAGGCCGGGTTCTTCCATGGTAATGCCGTAGAGGTAATCGGCGGCTTCCATGGTCCGCTTGTTGTGGGTGACCACCAGGAACTGCGTGTCGCTGGTAAACTGGCGCAGGGCGCTGGCGAAGCGCCGGACGTTGGCGTCGTCCAGCGGCGCGTCCACCTCGTCGAACACGCAGAAGGGGCTGGGCTTCACGAGGTAGATGGCGAAGAGCAGGGCGATGGCCGTGAGGGCCGTCTCGCCGCCGGACAGCAGGGCCAGGCTCTGCAGCCGCTTTCCTCCCGGCCGCGCCATGATCTCGATGCCCGCTTCGAGAGGGTCCCCTTCTTCGAGCATGAGGTCGGCCTCGCCGCCTTCGAACAGCGTCTGGAAGGTGGTCATGAAGTTGGTCCGGACCTCTTCGAAGGTGGTCATGAAGCGGGACCGGGCGGCCTTGTTCATCTTGATAATGGTCTTCTCCAGGTTGTCCTTGGCCTCGATGAGGTCGTTCTGCTGCTGCTGGAGAAAGTCGAGCCGCTCCTTGCCCGCCCGGTACTCTTCCACCGCCGCCATGTTGATGGGACCCAAGTCGTCCACCTTGCGCTGGATGCCGTCCCGCAGGGTCTGGGCGGCGTCGGGCGAGTATTCGTCCAGTTCCTCGATCCGCGGCAGTTCGTCCATGCCCTCGGGGTCGGTGTCGTGCCGGTCCATCAACTGTCGCCGGATCTCGTTGCTCTTCATGTATAACTCGGCGTCTTCCAGTTCCGCCTGGTGGACCTGTTCCTGTACCTGGGTCAGTTCGTTCCGGTTCTCGCCGAGGTGCTGCTGCAGATGGCGTTCGGCTTCCTGCAGGTTCTGGTGCTCTTCGAGGACGGCGTCGCGGTCCAACGCGCGCTCCCGCCGGGTCGCGTAGTGCGCCTCCAGCTGCTTCTCGTTAACTTTCTGGGCCTTCTCCAGTTCCGTGGACTGGCTGCCGGCCTCCACCGCCTCGGTCTTTCGCTGCGTCAGGAGATTGGCCAGGCGCTCGTTCTCCTGGGTAAGGAATTCATCGGCGGTGCTCAACTCGTTGCTCCGGCTTTCCATGGACACGAGGGCGACCCGCGCTTCGTTGGCCGCTTCGGCCAGGTGCTGGCGTTCCTCCTCCATCTCGTCCAGGGTCTGCTGGTTGGTCCGTTCTTCTGCTTCGGCCGATACCCGGTCGCGGGCCAGGGTCTCCATCGCTGTTTTGCGCTGCTCGCGTTCCCCGGCCGCAGCCTTCGCGTCCGCGGCCAGGGTATCCGCTTCACGCGCGAGTTCTTCGTCCTGTTCCGTCATCCGGGACCGCTCGAAATCCAACTGCCGTTCCCCGGACTCCGTTTCCATCAACTTGCGCCGGGACTCGCCGAGTACCTGCTCGACGGAGGCCTGCCGCTGCGCCAGCGCGGCCAGTTCCGTCTCCAGGCCTTCCAGTTCGCCGGCGACCTTGTCCCGTTGCGCCCGGTCTTCCTCCAGTTCCCCTTCGATCTCCGCGATCCGCTCCGCGCGGCGCAGAAGGTCCGACTCGCCGGCCTCGGACGATCCGGACGAACCACCGGTCAGTACGCCGGCCGGGTCCACGACCTCGCCGCCGGCCGTCAGCAGTCTCCAGTCCTGGTCGGTGTCGAACAAGGGGGAAAGGCGCAGGGCCGTTTCCACGTCCTTCACGAGCACGACCCTGGAGAGCAGGTGGGTCACCGCCGGAGCCAGCGCCTTGTCGGACTTGACCATGGTGCTCGCGCGGCCGATGATGCCGTCGTCCTCGAAGGGCAGATCCGCGGGCGCGGGGCGGGACTTCATCCGGTCCAGGAGGATGAAGGAAGCCCGGCCGGCCTCCTGCTCCCGGAGGTAGGCCAGGCCCGCCTCGGCATCTTTTGTGCGGCCGGCCACCACGTACTGCAGCATGTCGTCCAGGTAGGCCGCGATTACTGTTTCGTAGGCCTTGTCGATGGTGATCCCGTCCGCCAGCACGCCGCGGAGCCCATCGACGTCCGCGCCGTTGGTGAGCAGCGTCCGGACGCCCTGGCCGTATCCTTCGTACTGCCGGTGCATGCGATCGAGGAGCGTCCATTCCTTTTCCGCCGTCGCAATGGTCGTTTCGAGGCCGGACAGCTCGTCCCGGGCCGACTCGATGCACTGCTGCGCGTTCTGGACCGATTCCGTCAGGTTCGCGTGCAGCGACGCGTTCTCTTCCACTACGGCCCGGACGTCCCGCAGTTCCTTCTGCACGGTCTCGACGGCCGCTTTCTTCGATGCCAGTTCCTCGGCGAGTTTCTTCCGGGCGGACCCCACTTCGGCGCTTCTTTTGCGAAGGGATGCTACGCGGGTTTCAAGGGAACTGATGGCCGCCAGCTCGCTCGAGTGCTGCTGAATCGCCGCCATGCTGCGGTCCCGCAGCGCCTGGGTGGCTTCTTTCTGCGCGGAGATCCGGCCGGCGTAGGTCCGGGACGCCTCGTCCCGCTCCGCGAAGGCAGCGCGTGCCTGTTCCAGCGCCGTCTCCAACGTCTTCCGGTCGTCCCCGATCCGGGCGAGCTGCGACCGGATACCTTCCAGTTCGGTCTCCGCCTGTTCGGCTTCCCCCGACGCGGAACGAGCCCGCTGCTCCAGGCCGGTCCGGCGCTCCTTGCTCACCAGGAGTTCCTCTTCCAGCGCCCTGATCTGGTCGTCGATCTGGTTGACGGCGTCCTGCCGCTGCTGGAGTTTTTCCTCCTTTTCCAACTGGACGGCCTTGCTCTTCTCGACCTCCGCCTCGGCGGTCCGTATGCGGGTCTGAATGGCTTCCTTCCGCTCCGCGAACT
This genomic interval carries:
- a CDS encoding dephospho-CoA kinase, producing MIVIGVAGGIASGKSTAARVFERLGARVLDADAIGHDLLRTERMRDDIRSAFGEAVLTAEGDVDRRALGRLVFGDEQARQRLNRLVRPAIRGEIRRRITGMRAEGYDGVVVVDAPLLVDTGPTDLADRVILVTAPASARKERIILRGLTGGEAEARIAAQESDAKQARWADFILENNGTRNELIEKAEALWKRILS
- the bamD gene encoding outer membrane protein assembly factor BamD, which gives rise to MIIPPLRRYRIPVTGIFLALLVVSACSPPGFESDWTAEELYDYAMERVEQEDWLNALDAFRAITLGHSGSDIVDDALYHQGEMHINMEEYPLATLVFRRLISDFPQSPYSDESQYKLAYATFLQSNPPHLTQDKTFEAIRELQFFLQEYPDSEWSAEVHELLQQCFDKVAEKDYRIGNLYYKLKDWEAARLYFGELLETYPMSNWASRAQFEIADSYAREGKYREAIEQFEIFIQSYPENERSAEAGKRLSELRNSYVAPSLAEDGPMDDTSYTDDPASTDDPASTDGSSPAESESGNSP
- the smc gene encoding chromosome segregation protein SMC — translated: MRLSHLEMIGFKSFSTRLKVKFSDGITAVVGPNGCGKSNIVDAIRWALGEHRATSLRGDRMEDIIFNGTAARKPLGMAEVSLTIDNSEQMLPVEYSEVTITRRYFRSGASEYQINKVPCRLKDITNLLLDTGMGAHAYSIIEQGMVESVVNGSPLERRQLIEEAAGINKYKTRRRLAQRKLEGTEHDLVRIADLLDEVERSVSTLRRQVRKYERYERLMQQMKDVEIVVACHAFQDLRRQTEPVRERIRQFAERKEAIQTRIRTAEAEVEKSKAVQLEKEEKLQQRQDAVNQIDDQIRALEEELLVSKERRTGLEQRARSASGEAEQAETELEGIRSQLARIGDDRKTLETALEQARAAFAERDEASRTYAGRISAQKEATQALRDRSMAAIQQHSSELAAISSLETRVASLRKRSAEVGSARKKLAEELASKKAAVETVQKELRDVRAVVEENASLHANLTESVQNAQQCIESARDELSGLETTIATAEKEWTLLDRMHRQYEGYGQGVRTLLTNGADVDGLRGVLADGITIDKAYETVIAAYLDDMLQYVVAGRTKDAEAGLAYLREQEAGRASFILLDRMKSRPAPADLPFEDDGIIGRASTMVKSDKALAPAVTHLLSRVVLVKDVETALRLSPLFDTDQDWRLLTAGGEVVDPAGVLTGGSSGSSEAGESDLLRRAERIAEIEGELEEDRAQRDKVAGELEGLETELAALAQRQASVEQVLGESRRKLMETESGERQLDFERSRMTEQDEELAREADTLAADAKAAAGEREQRKTAMETLARDRVSAEAEERTNQQTLDEMEEERQHLAEAANEARVALVSMESRSNELSTADEFLTQENERLANLLTQRKTEAVEAGSQSTELEKAQKVNEKQLEAHYATRRERALDRDAVLEEHQNLQEAERHLQQHLGENRNELTQVQEQVHQAELEDAELYMKSNEIRRQLMDRHDTDPEGMDELPRIEELDEYSPDAAQTLRDGIQRKVDDLGPINMAAVEEYRAGKERLDFLQQQQNDLIEAKDNLEKTIIKMNKAARSRFMTTFEEVRTNFMTTFQTLFEGGEADLMLEEGDPLEAGIEIMARPGGKRLQSLALLSGGETALTAIALLFAIYLVKPSPFCVFDEVDAPLDDANVRRFASALRQFTSDTQFLVVTHNKRTMEAADYLYGITMEEPGLSKMVSVRLEDADSEALETAAAPGEEANGAGTVGV
- a CDS encoding nicotinate-nucleotide adenylyltransferase; protein product: MFRQGGREGLPDRQPLLQVEGLGSGPSLFRRTAGNLPHEQLGFPGAIRNRRQLREGGEIPGSHRAVRDFHPELSRKRTVGGGRKASFRTEKQLRSAIPGRGRPHGRHVLHGRPGFHGRPGFHGRILTGRIRERQLTVNIQRLGVYGGTFDPIHAGHLDIARGVVEHCALDRLLFIPSARPPHKRGHAVASPDDRYRMTQLAARNDPRFEVSDAEINRPGLSYTVDTLEALREIYGESCAFHLVIGADSLLEIDTWHAPDRVFELATVVTVPRPGKDLSGLDPSWRDRVVSLQLPEIDISSTDIRRRVKAELPITHLVPAEVADYIEERGLYR